The genomic DNA GTCATGGAATTATTTCAAAAGTAAAAACTGCGGGTGATATAATGCGTTACGACGCTATAAAGGTTCACCACCATCACCTGTATTGTGAACATTCTGAGCGCATCGAAGATTTTTATAATGATGAACTTTCGGATCTGATTATGAATTACCTGGAAAATAAGCAGATACCTAATTTTGTTATTAAAGATGTTAAGTTGCAGATAATCGGTGAATTTACAAACGAAAACCATTGATGAGTGGAGCATCTTGAGTAGCTGTGCGGCATTACACATGAGAATCAAGGCGATTGGATCGGATCATAATTAAATGAAATAGCCAGAACACATTATTCATCTATCAACAAAAAACCTAACAAATGGAAAACAATTCAAACAATGGAAAATGCCCTGTTACCGGGGCAACCCACAAACATGCTG from Bacteroidales bacterium includes the following:
- a CDS encoding transcriptional repressor, with product MSHNDQERELLKSKGLKVTPQRLAVLQALRSLHNHPSADQVSEIVRNHNPDIATGTIYKILETFVSHGIISKVKTAGDIMRYDAIKVHHHHLYCEHSERIEDFYNDELSDLIMNYLENKQIPNFVIKDVKLQIIGEFTNENH